Genomic DNA from Thermus amyloliquefaciens:
AGGCCAAGGCATGGTAGAGCGGTACTGGGAAGCCCTAAGGGGGGTTAAGGACCCGGAGATCCCGGTGCTGGACATCGTGGAGATGGGCATGGTCCTCTCCGTGGAGGAGGAGGGGGAAAGGGTACGGGTCACCTTCCGCCCCACCTTCTCGGGCTGCCCCGCCCTGCGCCTCATCCGGGAGGAGATCCAAAAGGCCCTGGAGGCCGCGGGGGCCAAGGCGGTGGAGGTGGTGGAGGCCCGCACCCCCTGGACCACGGAGGCCATGGCGGCGGAGGCCAAGGAGAAGCTGCGCGCCTACGGCATCGCCCCACCCCTGCCTCTCCCCATGGCGAGCGGGGACCCCCCCTGCCCCCGGTGCGGGAGCCAGGAGGTGGCCCTGAAAAACGCCTTCGGGGCCACCTTGTGCAAGTCCCTCTACCAGTGCCAGGCCTGCGGGGAGGTGTTTGAGGCCTTCAAGGCGGTCTAGGCCAAGCCCTGGGGAAGGGCCCCGGAGGGACCGGGGCCCGAAACGCCGCTACGGGAGGGAAGGCTGATGAAGATCAAGAGCTACCTATTGGGAGAGTGGCGCGAGGGCATGGGCGAGGGCGTGGCGGTGCGGGATGCCGCCACGGGGGAGGTGCTGGGTTTCGTCACCTCCGAGGGCTTGCCCCTGCGGGAGGCCGTGGCCTGGGGCCGGGAGGTGGGGGGGAAGGCCCTTTTGGCCCTGGACTTCAGGGAGCGGGGAAGGCGGCTTAGGGGCCTGGCGCAGTACCTATCTGAGCGCAAGGAGGAGCTTTACTGCCTCTACGCCACCACCGGCGGGACCCGGCAAGACGCCTGGTACGACGTGGACGGGGGGATCGGGGTCCTCTTCGCCTACAGCTCCCTGGCCCGGCAGCTTCCCGAGGGCAACCTCCTCCCCGAGGAGGAAAACCTCCCCCTGAGCAAGGACTACTCCTTCCAGGGAAGGCATCTTCTGGGCCCCAAGGGGGGGATCACGGTGCAGATCAACGCCTTCAACTTCCCCGTCTGGGGCCTGCTGGAGAAGTTCGCCCCCGCCTTCTTGGCGGGGGTGCCCACCCTGGCCAAGGCCGCCACCCCCACCGCCCACGTGGCCGAGGGGTTGGTGCGGCTCATGCTGGAGTCCGGGCTTTTGCCCGAGGGAAGCCTCCAGTTCGTGGCGGGGGGCCTGGGGGAGGCCCTGGAGGCCCTGGACCATAGGGACAGCGTCTACTTCACGGGCTCCAAGGCCACCGCCGACCGCCTCCGCCGCCACCCGGCCTTCCTGGAACGGGGGGCCCTCTTCAACGCCGAAACCGACTCCCTGAATGCCGCCCTCCTGGGGGAGGCGGCGGGGGAGGAGGAGCTTTTGCGGCTTGCCCAGGAGATCGCCCAGGAGCTTACCATCAAAACGGGGCAGCGCTGCACCGCCATCCGCCGGGTCTTCGCCCCCAGGGACCGCCTCGAGGCCCTCCTGGCGGCCACCCGCAAGCACCTGGAGGACCTCCGGCTGGGGGACCCCAGGGAGGAGGGGGTAAGCCTAGGCCCCCTGGCCTCCCTGGAGCAGAGGGAGGAAGTGGAAAGGGCCGTGGAAACCCTCCTGGCGGGAGGGGCCCGGGTCTACTGGCAGCACCCGGGAAGGCGGGACGGGGCCTTCTTTCCCCCCACCCTGCTCCTGGCGGAGGACCCCTTGGGGGAGGCCCTCCACCGGGTGGAGCCCTTTGGCCCCGTGGCCACCTTCTTCCCCTACGGAAGCCGGGAGGAGGCCCTGGATCTGGTGCGGCGGGCCGGGGGGATGCTGGCGGCCACCCTGGCCACCCCCGACCCCGAGGAGGCCCGCTTCTACCTCCTGGGGCTTTCCGGGGAGGTGGGCCGGCTCCACATCCTGAACCGCAGGGACGCCCATAGCTCCACGGGCCACGGCTCCCCCTTGCCCCGCCTCCTCCACGGGGGCCGGGGCGGGCGGGGGGCGGGGAGGAGCTGGGGGGGCTTTTCTCCGTGCGGCGCCACCTGGCCCGCCTGGCCCTCCAGGCCGACCCCGAGACCCTCCAGGCCCTCACCGGGGAGTACGCCAAGGGGGCGGAGCGCCCCGCCCAGGTGCACCCCTTCCGCAAGCCCTACGAGGCGCTGGAGATCGGGGAAACCCTCCTCACCCACCGCCGCACCGTCACCGAGGCGGACATCGCCCTCTTCGCCCACCTCTCCTGGGACCACTTCTACGCCCACACCGACGAGTTGGCCGCCAGGGAGAGCCTTTTCGGAAAGCGGGTGGCCCACGGCTACTTCGTCCTCGCCGCCGCCGCGGGCCTCTTCGTGGACCCGGCCCCAGGCCCGGTCCTGGCCAACTACGGCCTCGAGGGCCTTCGCTTCACCGAGCCCGTGGGCATCGGCGACACCCTGCAGGCCCGGCTCACCGTGAAGGCCAAGCGGCCCCGGGACGAGAGGACCGGGGTGGTGGAGTGGGCGGTGGAGGTGGTGAACCAGGAGGGCAAGACCGTGGCCAGCTATACCGTCCTCACCCTGGTGGCGCGGAGGCCCCAGGAAGGCCAAGCCTAAGGGGAAGCCGAAGCCGGCTTCCCCTGTGCTACCATGGGGGTATGGCCGAGCCGGAGGCCTTCTGCCCGGTCTACGAGGCCCTCAACCTCCTCCAGGAAAAGTGGACCCTGCACATCATCAGGGCCCTCCTGGAAGGCCCCAAGGGGTTCAACGAGCTCTCCCGGGCCATCGGGGGGGTGAACCCCGCCACCCTATCCCAGCGCCTGGAACACCTGGTGAACCTGGGGGTGGTGGAGAAGAGGGTGGAGTCCTTCATGCCCCCCCGCACCCGGTACAGCCTCACCGAGGCCGGCCGGGAGCTGGAGGCGGTGATCGCCGCCGTCGACCGCTGGGCGCGCAAGCACCTCAAGGCCCCCGTGGGCTAGGGCCCTACCCGGCCTCCCCCGCCAGGTACTGCAGGTAGTTCTGTAGGCCCATCTGGTGGAGGAGTTCCCGCTGGGTTTCCAGCCAGTCCACGTGGGCCTCCTCGTCCTTGAGGATCTCTGCCACCAGGTCCCGGGTGCCGTTATCCCCCAAGGACTGGGCCAGGTTCATGGTCTCGTTGTAGCCCCGCACCGCTTGGAGTTCCCCCTCATAGTCCTTGAAGAGGATCTCCTCCACGTTCTTGCCGATCCTGATCTCCCCGATGCGGCTCACCTCGGGGAAGCCCTCCAGGAAGAGGATGCGCTCAATGTGCCGCTCCGCATGGCGCATCTCGGTGATGGCGTGGGCCTTGAGGTGGCGGGCCAGGGCCCTAAAGCCCCAGTTCTCCGCCATCTCCGCGTGCACCATGTACTGCAAGATGGCGGCGAGCTCCTCGGAAAGCCTTTCCTGAAGGCTTTGGATCACGTCCGGATGCCCTTTCATAGGGAACCTCCAGGGCCATTATACCCCCAGGGGCACCCGGCGCAGGGTGAGGCCCTGGGCCTCCAGGTGGTAGGCCTCCTGGGCCTCCTGGGGGAAGTCCTCCCGGAAGTGGGCCCCGCGGCTTTCCTCCCTGAGGAGGGCCATGCGGAGGAGAAGGCGGGCCAAAAGGGCCAGGTTCCCCGCCTCCAGGTGGGGCCTTGCGGCCAGGTCCGGGGGGCCTTCCTCCAGGGGAAGCCCCTCGGCGAAGGCCAGGGCCTCCTCCAGGCCCTCCCTCCGGCGAACCACTCCAGCCCCGGCGCCCATCCGCCTCCGGAGCTCAGGGAGGTGGCGGGGGTCCAGGGTGAGGGCCGGAAGGGCCTCGAGGGCCTTGGGGAAGGCCAGGTCAGCCAGCGCCGCCCGGGCGGCCCGCTCCCCCATGACCAGGCCCTCCAGGAGGCTGTTGGAGGCCAGGCGGTTCGCCCCGTGGAAGCCGGTGGAGGCCACCTCCCCCGCCGCGTAGAGCCCCGGAACCCCGGTGAAGCCCCAGGGGTCCGTCTTCACCCCGCCCATGGCGTAGTGGGCGGCGGGGGCCACGGGGATGGGTTCCCTAAGGGGTTCCAAGCCCAAGGCCCGGGCCGAGGCCACCACCGTGGGAAAGCGCTCCTCCAGCTGGGGGATGGGCCTTAGGTCCAGGAAGACCCCGCCCGTGCGCTCCCTCTCCCGGAAGACCGCCCGGGCCACCACGTCCCGGGGGGCCAGCTCCCCTAGGGGGTCGTAGCGGGGCATGAAGCGCTCCCCCAGGGCATTCAGCAAAAGGGCCCCCTCGCCCCGGCAGGCCTCGCTCACCAGGGAACCGTCCGGAAGGGCCGTGGGGTGGAACTGGACGAACTCCAGGTCCCGGAGGACCGCCCCCGCCCGGTGGGCCAGGGCCATGCCGTCCCCCGTGGCCCCAGGGGGGTTGGTGGTCACGGGGAAAAGCTGCCCAAGCCCCCCGGTGGCCAGGAGCACCGCCCCCGCCCGCACCTCCAGGGGGCCCTCGGGGCCCAGGACCCAGGCCCCGGCCACCCGGTTTCCCGCCACCAGGAGGCTTGCCGCCAGGTGCCTCTCCAGCACCGGGCTCCTAAGGCGGGCAAGGAGCCCCTGGAGGAGGAAGAGGCCGCTCCTGTCCCCGCCCAGGTGGCGCACCCGGGCCCGGGAGTGCCCGCCCTCCCGGGTGGGCTCGGGGTGGAAGGGAAGCCCCCAGGCGAGGAGGCGCTTTAGGTGCTTGGGCGCCTCCTCCAGGAGGGAGCGGGCCACCCCTTCCTCCACCAGGCCCCGCCCGGCCCTCAGGGTGTCCTGGAGGTGGGCCTCCAGGTCCTCCTCGCCCAAGGGGAAGGCCACCCCGCCCTGGGCCCAGGAGGTGGCGCCGGAGGGCAGGGGGTCCTTGCTGAGGAGGAGCACCCTGGCCCCCTCGGCCTCCGCGGCTAGGGCGGCGTACACCCCCGCCACCCCCGCCCCCAGGATCAGGAGGTCCACGGTCTGGGTGCGCATGGCCAAAGCCTAGGCCTTAGCCCACGGCCACCATGGCCTCGAGGGCCCGCCGGGCTCGCTGGGCCACCTCCTCGGGCACGCGCACCTCGTGGCGCATCTCCTTCAGGGAGAGGTAGACCTTTTCCAGGGTGATCCTTTTCATGTACTCGCACACCGCCTCGGGCTTCACCGGGATGAAGGTCTTCCCCGGGGCCTCCTTCTTGAGGCGGTGGAGGATCCCCACCTCCGTGGCCACCACGAACTCCTGGGCCTCCGAGCGTTTGGCGTGGCGCACCATGCCCTCCGTGGAGAGCATCTTGGCGTCGGGCTTCAGGTAGAGGCAGCTTGAGCCGCAGCCGCACTCGGGGTGGATCAGGAACTCCGCCCCCGGGTGCGCCTCCAGGAGGGCCTTTAGGTGCTCCTCCCGGATGCCCGCGTGCACGTGGCACTCCCCCGGGAAGAGGTCCATCCGCCTGCCCGTGACCCGGGCCACGTGGGCCCCCAGGAACATGTCCGGAACGAAGAAGATGGGCCGGTCCTGGGGGAGGCGGGAGACCACCTCCACCGCGTTGGCGCTGGTGACGCACACGTCCGCCAGGGCCTTCACCTCCGCCTTGGTGTTCACGTAGGCCACCACGATCCCCTCGGGGTGGGCCTCCTTCCAGGCCCGCACGTCCTCGGGGCGGATGCTGTCCGCCAGGGAGCAGCCCGCCTCCAGGTCTGGCAGGAGCACGGTCTTGTCGGGGTTGAGGATGGCGGCGGTCTCCGCCATGAAGTGCACCCCAGCGAAGACGATCACCTTCGCCCGGGTTCTCTGGGCCTCCCGGGCGAGGCCCAGGGAGTCCCCCACGAAATCCGCCACCTCCTGCACCTCGGGAAGCTGGTAGGAATGGGCCAGGATCACCGCCTGCCGCTCCGCCTTCAGGCGGAGCACCTCTTGGGTAAGGCGTTCCTTTTCCATGGTCTAAACGTCCACCGGGCTGAAGCCCTGTTCCCAAAAGCCTTCGTCAAAGGCCAAAGCCTTCCGCAAGCCCCTTCGTTGCATGAAGAAAAAGCTGGTCCAGTCCACCAGGCTAATCTCCCTCCGCCCGGAGGCCGAAAGGGCGGTCAGGACCGCAGGCGCGCACCGCCTCGAGTCTGGACCAAGGCCACGCTCTCCACCACCCCATAGCCCTGGGTCACCAGCCGCCCGGCGCACCAGCTCCGCCAGGGATACCCCTTCCTCCTGGGCCAGGGCCCTTAGGCGCTGGGCCTGCTCCTCGGGAAGCTGCACCTGGGTCCGCACCATGCCTTCATGGTAGCGCAGCATGCCCTCATGGCTTCACCACCAGGAGGGAGAGGTCCAGGGCCTTGGCGGAGTGGGTGAGGGCCCCCACGCTCACGTAGTCCACCCCGGCCTCCGCCGCCTTTCGGGCGCGCTCAAGGGTCATGTTGCCGCTCGCCTCCAGGGGCACCCGTCCCCCCACGCGGCGCACCGCCTCGCGGAGGTCCTCGAGGGGGAAGTTGTCCAGGAGGATCAGGTCCGCCCCCGCCTCCAAAGCCTCCGCCAGCTCCGCCAGGTTCGTCACCTCCACCTCCACCTTCAGGTGGTGGGGCGCCCCGGCCTTGGCCCGGCGCACCGCCTCGGCCACGCCCCCCGCCGCCCGGATGTGGTTCTCCTTGAGGAGGATCCCGTCAAAGAGGCCAAAGCGGTGGTTCCTGCCGCCGCCCACCCGCACCGCGTACTTCTCCAAGGCCCTAAGGCCCGGGGTGGTCTTGCGGGTGTCCAGCACCTGGGTCTTGGTCCCCTTTAGGGCCTCCACGTAGGCCCGGGTGAGGGTGGCGATGCCGGATAGGCGCTGGAGGAGGTTGAGGGCAAGCCTCTCCCCCGCCAGGATGCCCCTTAGGGGCCCCTCGAGGCGGGCCACCTCTTGCCCGGGCTCCACCCTCATCCCCTCCTCCACCAAGGGGGTGAAGGTGATGCGGGCGTCCGCCAGGGCGAACACCTCCCGGGCCACGGGAAGCCCGGCCATGACCCCCCTCTCCTTGGCCAGGATAACCGCCTGGCCCACCAGATCCTCAGGAACCGTGAGGCGCGTGGTGAGGTCCCCGTGGCCCAGGTCCTCGAGGAGCCAGGCCTTTAGGGTGTCCAAGGGCACCATGGCCCCCATTGTAAAAAAGACTTTGTGGGGTTCGGGTACCCACCGAACCGCCTCCAGGTCTAGGCTAAGGCCATGGCCAACCGCCTCTCGGGTTCCCGAAGCCCGTACCTCCTCCAGCATGCGGAGGATCCCGTGGACTGGTACCCCTTTGGGGAGGAAGCCTTTGCGGTGGCGAGGCGGGAGGATAAGCCCATCTTCCTCTCCGTGGGCTACAGCGCCTGCCACTGGTGCCACGTGATGCACCGGGAGTCCTTCCAGGACCCCGAGACCGCATCCCTGCTCAACGCCCACTTCGTCCCGGTGAAGGTGGACCGGGAGGAAAGGCCCGATGTGGACACCGCCTACATGCGGGCCCTGGTGAGCCTCACCGGACAGGGGGGCTGGCCCATGAGCCTATTTCTCACCCCGGAGGGCAAACCCTTCTTTGGGGGCACGTACTTCCCCAAGGAGGACCGCGCCCACCTCCCCTCCTTTAAACGGGTCCTCCTGGCGGTGGCCCAGGCCTGGCGGGAGGAGCGGGAGGCCCTCCTTAAGGAGGCGGAAGGGCTCTCCGAGGCCCTTTGGCGGAGCCTAACCCCCCCTCCTGGACCCGTGCCCCAGGACGCGGAGGAAAAGGCCTTGCGGCATCTGGCCCGCTCCTTTGACCCGGAGTGGGGCGGGTTTCTCCCCGCGCCCAAGTTTCCCCAAGGCAACCTGCTCCTTTACCTCCTGGCCCTGGCCTGGCGGGGGGAAGGGGAGGCAGGGAGGATCCTCAAGAAAACCCTAAGGGCCATGGCCCTAGGCGGGATCTACGACCAGGTGGGCGGGGGGTTTCACCGTTACGCCGTGGACCGGTTTTGGTACCTTCCCCATTTTGAGAAGATGCTCTACGACAACGCCCTTCTCGCCCGGGTGTACCTGGGGGCCTACCGGGTCTTCGGGGAGGAGCTCTTCCTGCGGGTGGCCCAAGAGACCCTGGACTGGCTTCGTGGCATGCAGGGGCGCGAGGGGGGTTTTTACACCGCCTTAAGCGCCGAAAGCGAGGGGGAGGAAGGGCGCTACTACACCTGGGGCGCGGAGGAGTTGGAGGAGGCCCTGGGTGAGGACTTCCCCTTGGCCCGCCGGTACTTCCGCCTGGAGACCGCCCCCCTGGTGGGGGAAGGGGGGAGGAGGGTGCTCACCGCCTGGGGCGAGGAGGAGCTCCGGAAGGAGCTGGGGGAGGCCTTTGCCCCATGGCGGGCGGGGGTGCGCTCCCGCCTCCTGGCCCGGCGGCGCCGCCGGACTCCCCCCGACCTGGACGACAAGGTGTTGGCGGATGGGTCCGCCTTGGCGGTGCGGGCCCTGGCGGAGGCGGGGAGGCTCCTTGGGCACCAGGGCTACCTGGCGGCCGCCCACAAGGGGGTCCGCTTCCTCCTCAGAACCATGGGCAGGGACGGCCTGGTCCGCCACACCTGGCGCGCGGGGGCCTTGGGGGAGGAAGCCTTTCTCCAGGACCAGAGCTTCACCGCCTTGGCCCTGCTGGAGCTTTACGCCGCCACGGGGGAGTGGCCCTATCTGGAGCGGGCAAGGTCCTTGGCGGAGGCGGCTTGGGAGGTTTTCCGGGGAGGGGGCCTCGAGGGTAGCCCAACTGGCGCAAAGCCCCTACCTCTACCTGCCAAGGAGGTGGAGGAGACCACCGTTCCCTCCGGCGCAAGCGCCCTGGCGGAAGCTTTTTGGCGCCTTGACGCCGCCTTTGGAGGGGACTACCGGAAACGGGCCCAGGCGCTTATGGAGGGCATGGCCCTGTGGCTTGGGCGCCACCCCCAGGCCCTGCCCGGCTTCCTCCTGGTCCACCGCCTGCTGGAGGAGGGCACCGCCCTCGCCCTTCCCCTGCCCTCTTCCCTTTGGGAGGAGGCGAAGGGGCTCTACCTTCCCCTTACCCAACTGGTCGCGGGCCCTGCCGATGCCCTTCCGGGGCTTGCGGGACGGGAGCCCGGAAGGGCCTACCTCTGCCGGGAGGGGAGTTGCCGCATGCCCGTGGGGGATGTGGAGGCCTTGCGGGGGGAGATCCGGGAGGTTTACCGGGGAGCAAATCTTGTGTAATCTTTCACGATGCCATAGGCTCGTGCGCTACCTCTCACCCACTCGGCGTTGACATCCACCCCCGACCCCCTTAAGCTGTTACCGACCATTCGGTAAGGAGGCCCCATGCCCGAAGCCTGGATCGTCCAAGCCCTAAGAACCCCCATCGGCAAGCACGGGGGAGCCCTGGCCTCCGTGCGCCCCGACGACCTCCTGGCCCATACCCTCGCCGCCCTCATGGAGCGCACTGGGGTCCCCAAGGAGGAGGTGGAGGATGTCTACGCGGGTTGCGCCAACCAAGCGGGGGAGGACAACCGCAACGTGGCCCGCATGGCCCTCCTCCTGGCGGGCTTTCCCGTGGAGGTGGCGGGCTGTACGGTGAACCGCCTCTGCGGCTCCGGCCTGGAGGCCGTGGCCCAGGCGGCCCGCGCCATTTGGGCGGGGGAAGGCCAGGTCTACATCGGCGCCGGGGTGGAGTCCATGTCCCGGGCCCCCTTCGTGGTGCCCAAGGCGGAGAGGCCCTTCCCCACCGGCAACCAGGTCATGTACGACACCACCCTGGGCTGGCGCCTGGTCAACCCCAGGATGCAGGCCCTCTACGGCACGGAGAGCATGGGGGAAACCGCGGAGAACCTGGCGGAGATGTACCGGATCCCCAGGGAGGAGCAGGACCGCTTCGCCCTCCTCTCCCACCAGAAGGCCATCCGGGCCTGGGACGAGGGCCGCTTCCAGGAGGAGGTGGTCCCCGTGCCCGTGAGGCGGGGCAAGGAGGAAGCCCTGGTGGAGGTGGACGAGGGGCCGAGGAGGGACACCTCCCTGGAAAGGCTGGCCCAGCTCAGGCCCGTCTTCCGGGAAGGGGGGACGGTGACCGCGGGGAACTCCAGCCCCCTAAACGACGGGGCGGCGGCGGTGCTTCTGGTTTCCGACAGCTACGCCAAGGCCCACGGCCTAAGGCCCCTGGCCCGCATCCGGGCCCTGGCCGTGGCCGGGGTGCCCCCCAGGATCATGGGCATCGGGCCGGTTCCCGCCACCAAGAAGGCCTTGGCGCGGGCGGGGCTCACCTTGGGGGAGATCGGCCTCATTGAGCTCAACGAGGCCTTTGCCGCCCAAAGCCTGGCGGTCCTCCGGGAGTGGGGCTTGGACATGGAGGACCCCCGCCTGAACCCCAACGGCGGGGCCATCGCCCTGGGCCACCCCCTGGGGGCCTCCGGCGCCCGGATCCTCACCACCCTGGTCCACGAGATGAGGCGGCGGAACGTGCAGTTTGGCCTGGCCACCATGTGCATCGGCGTGGGGCAGGGCATCGCCGCGGTGGTGGAGAGGCTTTAGTTGGGGATGGGGGGCTAGGGGCTCTCCCCTATGGCGTCCCAGGGGAGCAGGTTTGCACGTAAGTGAGGACTTTCACGATTATAGCTGCTTGTGAATCTCAGCTCTGCCCCAGGTGCCACCTGCCCCAGGCACCACAGATCCCGGGGCTCCACCCGCACGGGCTTGGCGTAACCCCCAAGGCTTCCCTTGTCCGCCAGGAGAACCAAGGGGCGGCCCGAGGGAGGCACCTGGATGCCCCCTAAGGGCGTGGCCTCGGAAAGCCCCTCCCCGCCGGGAACCTCCGGCCCCGAAAGCTCAAGCCCCATCCGGTCGGCCCGCACCACGCGGAAAGACCCGGACAGGAAGGCGGCCCAGGCCTCCTCGGTGAACTCGGGCCCAGCCCGCAGGCGCAGGCGAAAGGTCTCTGGCAGGGGCCTCTGGGGGAAGGCCCTTCCCGGCCGCACCGCCTTCTCTTCCTTTAGCCCCAGCACGTCCCCCGCCGCCAAGGGGCGGCCGATCCTTCCCCTTAGGTCCGGGGAGGCGGAGCCCAAAAAGCGCCGCACCTCGAGGCCCCCCGCCACCGCCAGGTAAACCCTCACCCCCCGGCCTCGAGGCCGGAAGGAAAGGGTCTTGCCCCTGGGCCACAGAAAGCTCTGGCCTGGGGCGATCTCCTCCCCATCCAGAAGGGCCACAAGGCCGTACCCCGCCAAGCCCACCACCAGATCCCTAAGGGCGGTGAGGACCGGCCCCCGGTAGGCGATCTCCAAAAGGGCCGCCCCCGGAGGGTTGCCCACGAGCCGGTTGGCCAGGGCGGCGGAATAGGGGTCTAAGGGGCCGGAGCGGGCCATCCCCAGATGCCCCGCCAAGAACCTCCCCCCGTCCACCACCAGGTCCAAGAGGCCCGGGGCCTCCACGCGGAAGGCCGGGTGCCTGGGCTCCAGGGGAAAAAGGTCCAGGGGAGGGGGCTCGGGCGGCGTGGGCCCCTCCGCCTCCCGGAAACGCACCCGGTCCCCCGGCCTCAGGAAAAAGGGCTCCTCCCGGTGGGGGTCGTAGACCGCCACCAGGGCGGTGCCCAAAAGGTGCCAGCCCCCGGGGGAGGGTAGGGGGTAGATGCCCGTCTGGGGCCCCGCCATGGCCACCGCATGGGCCGGCACCCGGGGCCTGGGGTGGGGCCTTCGGGGGAGGCGCAGGGCCTCGTCCACTGGGGCCATGAAGGGGAAGCCAGGGGTGAAGCCCAGGGCGTAGACCCGATAGAGGGGGGCCTGGTGGCGGCGCTTCACCGCCTCGAGGGGAAGGCCGGTGCGGGCCGCCACCACGGGCAGGTCCTCCCCGTCGTAGCGAAGGGGCACCTCCACCACCCGTTCCCCTTCCCCACCCTCCTCGGGCAGGCGCAAAAGGCGGAATAGATGCCCCCGGGAAAGGTGGCGGGGATCGTACTCCAGGTAGAGGGTGCCGTAGGCGGGCACCGCCTCCAAGAGCCCCTTGGGAGGGGCCTTCAGAAGGGCCCGGGCCAGGGCCTGGGCCCGCCGGTTGGCCTCCTCGGAAAGCCCCTCCCCGAAGACCAGGTAAAACCCCTCCACCCCCTCACTCTAGCGGAAGAGAAGATGCGCTCCAAAGCCCGCAAGATGCCCCCGGGGAGGCTCCGGCCCGGACCACCGGCTCGGCCTTCAGGGCCTCCAACTGAGCCACTTCCTGGCCCCATAGGGCCTGAACCCAATATCCGGGGGAAACCCCCGGGGTTGGCCCCCAGGGCCTTAGGCAGGAAGGTATGGACCATCAGGACCCCGGGGGATCACCACGCCATGGGATGGCCAACCATGCCACCTTGACCCCCAAGCGCCTCCGGGGGTAGCCTCGTGGTGGAGGTCCAGATGAGAAGCCGCTTTTATAGCCAGGGCGAGGATCACTACGTCCTAGACCCCGATCTGAAAGCGATCCTGGACACCTTTGCCCCCGGCCTCCCCCAGGAGGAGCTTTCCGCCTTCGGCAAGCTGGTGGGGGAGGAGGTCTTGGAGGTGGCCCACCACGTGGACCAAGACGCCCACCCCCGCCTGCAGATGCACGACCTGGACGGCAACCGCATCGACCGGGCCCTCCTCTCCCCAGCGCAGAAGAGGCTTTTGGAGAGCCTCCGCCCCATGATCCGCCCCGCCTACGAGGGCCGGGGCTGGCCCCTCCACTACGCCTTCGGCTACCTGCTGGCGGACGGCGGGCTTTACTGCATCCTCACCATCACCCACCAGGTGGCCTACGCCCTTCACAAATACGCCCCGGAACACGAGGGGGTGAAGCGGGAGCTCCTTTACGGGCAGGCCTT
This window encodes:
- the paaD gene encoding 1,2-phenylacetyl-CoA epoxidase subunit PaaD — protein: MVERYWEALRGVKDPEIPVLDIVEMGMVLSVEEEGERVRVTFRPTFSGCPALRLIREEIQKALEAAGAKAVEVVEARTPWTTEAMAAEAKEKLRAYGIAPPLPLPMASGDPPCPRCGSQEVALKNAFGATLCKSLYQCQACGEVFEAFKAV
- a CDS encoding winged helix-turn-helix transcriptional regulator, encoding MAEPEAFCPVYEALNLLQEKWTLHIIRALLEGPKGFNELSRAIGGVNPATLSQRLEHLVNLGVVEKRVESFMPPRTRYSLTEAGRELEAVIAAVDRWARKHLKAPVG
- the bfr gene encoding bacterioferritin — translated: MKGHPDVIQSLQERLSEELAAILQYMVHAEMAENWGFRALARHLKAHAITEMRHAERHIERILFLEGFPEVSRIGEIRIGKNVEEILFKDYEGELQAVRGYNETMNLAQSLGDNGTRDLVAEILKDEEAHVDWLETQRELLHQMGLQNYLQYLAGEAG
- the nadB gene encoding L-aspartate oxidase; the encoded protein is MRTQTVDLLILGAGVAGVYAALAAEAEGARVLLLSKDPLPSGATSWAQGGVAFPLGEEDLEAHLQDTLRAGRGLVEEGVARSLLEEAPKHLKRLLAWGLPFHPEPTREGGHSRARVRHLGGDRSGLFLLQGLLARLRSPVLERHLAASLLVAGNRVAGAWVLGPEGPLEVRAGAVLLATGGLGQLFPVTTNPPGATGDGMALAHRAGAVLRDLEFVQFHPTALPDGSLVSEACRGEGALLLNALGERFMPRYDPLGELAPRDVVARAVFRERERTGGVFLDLRPIPQLEERFPTVVASARALGLEPLREPIPVAPAAHYAMGGVKTDPWGFTGVPGLYAAGEVASTGFHGANRLASNSLLEGLVMGERAARAALADLAFPKALEALPALTLDPRHLPELRRRMGAGAGVVRRREGLEEALAFAEGLPLEEGPPDLAARPHLEAGNLALLARLLLRMALLREESRGAHFREDFPQEAQEAYHLEAQGLTLRRVPLGV
- the nadA gene encoding quinolinate synthase NadA, translated to MEKERLTQEVLRLKAERQAVILAHSYQLPEVQEVADFVGDSLGLAREAQRTRAKVIVFAGVHFMAETAAILNPDKTVLLPDLEAGCSLADSIRPEDVRAWKEAHPEGIVVAYVNTKAEVKALADVCVTSANAVEVVSRLPQDRPIFFVPDMFLGAHVARVTGRRMDLFPGECHVHAGIREEHLKALLEAHPGAEFLIHPECGCGSSCLYLKPDAKMLSTEGMVRHAKRSEAQEFVVATEVGILHRLKKEAPGKTFIPVKPEAVCEYMKRITLEKVYLSLKEMRHEVRVPEEVAQRARRALEAMVAVG
- a CDS encoding ribbon-helix-helix protein, CopG family, yielding MLRYHEGMVRTQVQLPEEQAQRLRALAQEEGVSLAELVRRAAGDPGLWGGGERGLGPDSRRCAPAVLTALSASGRREISLVDWTSFFFMQRRGLRKALAFDEGFWEQGFSPVDV
- the nadC gene encoding carboxylating nicotinate-nucleotide diphosphorylase, translated to MVPLDTLKAWLLEDLGHGDLTTRLTVPEDLVGQAVILAKERGVMAGLPVAREVFALADARITFTPLVEEGMRVEPGQEVARLEGPLRGILAGERLALNLLQRLSGIATLTRAYVEALKGTKTQVLDTRKTTPGLRALEKYAVRVGGGRNHRFGLFDGILLKENHIRAAGGVAEAVRRAKAGAPHHLKVEVEVTNLAELAEALEAGADLILLDNFPLEDLREAVRRVGGRVPLEASGNMTLERARKAAEAGVDYVSVGALTHSAKALDLSLLVVKP
- a CDS encoding thioredoxin domain-containing protein, with product MANRLSGSRSPYLLQHAEDPVDWYPFGEEAFAVARREDKPIFLSVGYSACHWCHVMHRESFQDPETASLLNAHFVPVKVDREERPDVDTAYMRALVSLTGQGGWPMSLFLTPEGKPFFGGTYFPKEDRAHLPSFKRVLLAVAQAWREEREALLKEAEGLSEALWRSLTPPPGPVPQDAEEKALRHLARSFDPEWGGFLPAPKFPQGNLLLYLLALAWRGEGEAGRILKKTLRAMALGGIYDQVGGGFHRYAVDRFWYLPHFEKMLYDNALLARVYLGAYRVFGEELFLRVAQETLDWLRGMQGREGGFYTALSAESEGEEGRYYTWGAEELEEALGEDFPLARRYFRLETAPLVGEGGRRVLTAWGEEELRKELGEAFAPWRAGVRSRLLARRRRRTPPDLDDKVLADGSALAVRALAEAGRLLGHQGYLAAAHKGVRFLLRTMGRDGLVRHTWRAGALGEEAFLQDQSFTALALLELYAATGEWPYLERARSLAEAAWEVFRGGGLEGSPTGAKPLPLPAKEVEETTVPSGASALAEAFWRLDAAFGGDYRKRAQALMEGMALWLGRHPQALPGFLLVHRLLEEGTALALPLPSSLWEEAKGLYLPLTQLVAGPADALPGLAGREPGRAYLCREGSCRMPVGDVEALRGEIREVYRGANLV
- a CDS encoding thiolase family protein, with the protein product MPEAWIVQALRTPIGKHGGALASVRPDDLLAHTLAALMERTGVPKEEVEDVYAGCANQAGEDNRNVARMALLLAGFPVEVAGCTVNRLCGSGLEAVAQAARAIWAGEGQVYIGAGVESMSRAPFVVPKAERPFPTGNQVMYDTTLGWRLVNPRMQALYGTESMGETAENLAEMYRIPREEQDRFALLSHQKAIRAWDEGRFQEEVVPVPVRRGKEEALVEVDEGPRRDTSLERLAQLRPVFREGGTVTAGNSSPLNDGAAAVLLVSDSYAKAHGLRPLARIRALAVAGVPPRIMGIGPVPATKKALARAGLTLGEIGLIELNEAFAAQSLAVLREWGLDMEDPRLNPNGGAIALGHPLGASGARILTTLVHEMRRRNVQFGLATMCIGVGQGIAAVVERL